Proteins from a genomic interval of Deltaproteobacteria bacterium HGW-Deltaproteobacteria-6:
- a CDS encoding short-chain dehydrogenase, whose amino-acid sequence MEKASVVLISGCSSGIGLALAREFASRGCRVFATARKPEVIESLKQEKMETAALDVTDSDSIEACVREVIGKAGRIDVLVNNAGYMQMGPVIDISTDDLRRQFDTNVFGAAALTRAVAPHMIKKRSGLIVNIGSVSGICATPFAGVYCATKAAMHLLSDSLRMELAPFNIAVIVVQVGAIKSNIGEAAIKNIIETKNSVYAPLIEYIKARAVASQKDPTPAEEFSKVLVGKLSRAKIPKIIRIGKESKRMPFYKKLPVDLVDRLMSKAFGLDKLK is encoded by the coding sequence ATGGAGAAAGCATCCGTTGTACTCATTTCCGGTTGTTCATCTGGAATCGGGCTGGCGCTGGCTCGTGAGTTTGCATCGCGCGGCTGCCGGGTGTTTGCCACGGCGCGAAAGCCTGAGGTGATTGAATCATTAAAGCAAGAAAAGATGGAAACCGCTGCGCTCGATGTAACGGATTCCGATTCCATCGAAGCCTGTGTTCGTGAAGTCATCGGCAAAGCCGGAAGAATCGATGTGCTGGTCAATAACGCCGGTTATATGCAGATGGGGCCGGTGATCGATATATCCACCGATGACCTGAGGCGTCAGTTCGACACCAACGTCTTCGGGGCCGCAGCGTTAACCCGGGCCGTTGCCCCGCATATGATCAAGAAGCGGTCCGGTCTGATCGTCAATATCGGCAGCGTGTCGGGCATCTGTGCTACTCCTTTTGCCGGCGTGTATTGCGCGACGAAAGCCGCCATGCACCTGCTTTCGGATTCCCTGCGTATGGAACTGGCGCCCTTTAACATTGCGGTCATTGTGGTTCAGGTCGGCGCCATCAAGTCCAATATTGGAGAAGCCGCCATCAAGAACATCATCGAAACAAAAAATTCCGTCTACGCCCCGCTGATTGAATATATCAAAGCAAGGGCGGTTGCCTCGCAAAAAGACCCGACGCCGGCCGAAGAATTTTCAAAAGTGCTGGTCGGTAAACTATCCCGGGCAAAGATTCCCAAAATCATTCGCATTGGCAAGGAATCCAAACGGATGCCGTTCTATAAAAAACTGCCGGTGGATCTGGTTGACCGGCTGATGAGTAAAGCATTCGGACTGGATAAACTAAAATAA